From the genome of Streptococcus oralis:
ACTAGGCATAAGGTTGCAATTCTGGGTTAATAGGCGTATTGGCTAGGTTGTTGGCATAGTTGCAGAGGCTGGCAAGACTAACACCCAGAACCACGTCCAAGGCATTTTGTTGCGTGTAGCCAGCTTGCAAAAATTCAGTCAAGGCTTCATCTCCTACACGCCCTTTGGTATTGATGACCGCCAAGGTAAACTTAGCTAGAGTATCTAGTTTTGGATCTGTCTCGATTGGAGTACGGTTGCGGAGGGCTTGGAGAAGATCATCATTCATCTGAATTTGTTTGATCGAAAAGGCTGTGTGACCTGCGACGCAGAAAGCACAACCATTGGTTACGGCAGCTGTGATTTGTACTACTTCGCGTTCCACTGGTGTCAGGCTATTGCGGCGGTTGATAGCTCCGACAGTTCGGTAGGCTTCAAGCGCGGTTGGGGCATTGGCCAAGAGACCGATTAGGTTGGGAATATAGCCATTGTTATCTTTTTGTACTGTTTCAAGAACTTCTTTTACTTCTGCTGGTGCTGATTCTACTGTGTGGATGGTAAATGTTGTCATAAGAAACCTCTTTTCATTTTATTGTCATTTAGTCTATCATAGAATTTTCCCCTTGGATAATATATATTTTCAATCGCCTTGATAGGAAATGTCTATGAAATGAAAAAATCACACTAAAAGTGTGATTGGGTTAGTGTTTAAAATACTTTTTAGTCTCAGCAATGACGACTGGCGACAAGACTAAGAGGGCAATCAAGTTTGGCAAAGCCATCAAGGCATTGACGATATCTGCGATAATCCAGACCATGTCCAGCTCGATAAAACCTCCCAACAAGACCATGACTACAAAAACCACACGGTAGAGCCAGATAAAACGAACGCCAAAGAGAAACTCGAAACAGCGTTCTCCATAGTAATTCCAGCCTAGAATTGTCGTAAAGGCAAAGAGAACCAGAAACATGGTCAGAAGAGCAGGCCCAAAATTCGAAAAAATTGTTGAGAAGGCTGACTGGGTAAGCGCAACTCCATTCAAATCACCGCTCCAAACCCCAGTTACCAAGATTGTCAGACCTGTCAGAGTACAGATAATGAGGGTGTCAATAAAGGTTCCTGTCATGGAAATCAAGCCTTGCTCAACAGGCTCATTTGTCTTAGCCGCAGCAGCTGCAATCGGAGCTGAACCAAGGCCAGATTCGTTCGAAAAGACTCCTCTCGCCACACCATTTTGAATCGCAGTACGGATAGTCGCACCTGCAAATCCTCCTACTGCAGCTACGGGGCTGAAAGCGGAAGTAAAGATTAGGGTAAGTGTAGCTGGGATTTTCTCAATATTAAAGAAAATCACAATCAAGGTTCCTAGAATATAGACGATGGCCATAAAAGGAACGACTGCTGTTGAAACCTTGGAAATGGATTTGAGTCCACCAAAGACTGCAATCGCTACAAAAACAGACAAAACGAGTGCTGTGATAGCTGGATCAATTTGAGCTGTATTTTGGATAGATTCTGTAATTGAATTGACTTGGGTAAAGGTACCAATCCCCAGAAGGGCCACCAATACACCAGCTAGGGCAAAGAAGATTGCAAGGGGACGCCACTTTTCTCCCATTCCCAAAAGGATATAGTGCATGGGCCCTCCAGCTACAGCTCCATTTGCATCCTTGGTGCGATACTTGATAGCCAGCAAGCCTTCTGCATACTTGGTTGCCATCCCAAAGAAGGCAGCCATCCACATCCAAAAGAGAGCACCTGGCCCACCAACCTTAATGGCTGTCGCGACTCCGATGATATTTCCCGTTCCAACAGTAGCCGCAAGGGCTGTACACAAGGCTGCAAAGCTCGATACATCTCCATGTCCCTTATCCTTGGTAAAGATCAACTGAAAGGCCTTGGGAAGACGAGCTAGCTGTAAAAGTCCTAGTCGAATGGTCAGGTAGATTCCCGTTCCGACCAATAACAGTAAGAGGGGAGGTCCCCAAACGAAAGCATCAAGCGCTTTTAGCAATTCTAACATGTCCTACTCCTATCTTTTCAACCCCAAAAGAAAGAGCACATGCAAGATACATGTACTCTGGAATGCTTAGATAAATGCCAAAAAGTGGTCTATCCTAGCTCTGTCCTTTTACCTGAGAGTTTGAGCAGTTGCCTGCCTTGCCCCTTCGGTGCCTTTACGGTCTCTCCAGAGTTCCGTCCATTTACAGTCATGGAAAACAAACCTTTCTCCACTTCTATTAAACTTCATTCGGTGTTGGTATTTAATTCTTTATTATTTTACAAAAAAAGTTAGCTTTTGTCAATATTTTCTATGAAAATTTTTGACTTTTCATTTCTTTTTTCAGAAAGAGCGAATCCTTCTTCTCTCTATCCTTTAAAGGTCACAATGGTAGCGCCACTGCCTCCAGCATTTTGTGGAGCATAGCCGAAACTCTTGACATGCTTGTTTCTTTGTAGGTATTTAGTGACGCCCTCACGGATGACACCTGTTCCGATACCATGGATGATGTCGACTTGCGCCATGTTATTGAGCAGGGCTTGGTCAATAAAGGCGTCCAGCTCATTCATGGCCTCTTCGTACCGTTTGCCTCGGAGATCCAGTCTTGCTTGCGGACCACGACCAGAAGCACGTTTGACGACATTGACTTGTTTTTTCTTGACTGGGGCTTCTTGTTGAGCCTGAACAAGATCAAATTCTTTCTCTTCCAAGGTCATCTTAATCAAGCCAACTTGAGCTTCCCAACGGCCGTCCTTGAGCTGATTGGTCAAGGTTCCACGTTGGCCATAACTGAGAACAATGATATCATCCCCAACCTTTGGAGCTCGGTTTTTCTTGGCCTTTTGAAGGACCTTGTTTTTAGACAAGTCGACTTTTTCAGGAGCTAGTTTTTTCAGTTTAGCCTTGGCTTCAATGATTTCATG
Proteins encoded in this window:
- a CDS encoding carboxymuconolactone decarboxylase family protein, with the translated sequence MTTFTIHTVESAPAEVKEVLETVQKDNNGYIPNLIGLLANAPTALEAYRTVGAINRRNSLTPVEREVVQITAAVTNGCAFCVAGHTAFSIKQIQMNDDLLQALRNRTPIETDPKLDTLAKFTLAVINTKGRVGDEALTEFLQAGYTQQNALDVVLGVSLASLCNYANNLANTPINPELQPYA
- a CDS encoding alanine/glycine:cation symporter family protein is translated as MLELLKALDAFVWGPPLLLLLVGTGIYLTIRLGLLQLARLPKAFQLIFTKDKGHGDVSSFAALCTALAATVGTGNIIGVATAIKVGGPGALFWMWMAAFFGMATKYAEGLLAIKYRTKDANGAVAGGPMHYILLGMGEKWRPLAIFFALAGVLVALLGIGTFTQVNSITESIQNTAQIDPAITALVLSVFVAIAVFGGLKSISKVSTAVVPFMAIVYILGTLIVIFFNIEKIPATLTLIFTSAFSPVAAVGGFAGATIRTAIQNGVARGVFSNESGLGSAPIAAAAAKTNEPVEQGLISMTGTFIDTLIICTLTGLTILVTGVWSGDLNGVALTQSAFSTIFSNFGPALLTMFLVLFAFTTILGWNYYGERCFEFLFGVRFIWLYRVVFVVMVLLGGFIELDMVWIIADIVNALMALPNLIALLVLSPVVIAETKKYFKH